Proteins encoded within one genomic window of Triticum aestivum cultivar Chinese Spring chromosome 2D, IWGSC CS RefSeq v2.1, whole genome shotgun sequence:
- the LOC123052353 gene encoding aquaporin PIP2-1, with protein sequence MAKDEVMETGGGGDFAAKDYTDPPPAPLIDAAELASWSLYRAVIAEFIATLLFLYITVATVIGYKHQTDPAVNSAADAACGGVGVLGIAWAFGGMIFVLVYCTAGISGGHINPAVTFGLFLARKVSLVRALLYMIAQCLGAMCGVGLVKAFQSAYFVRYGGGANTLAAGYSKGTGLAAEIIGTFVLVYTVFSATDPKRSARDSHVPVLAPLPIGFAVFMVHLATIPITGTGINPARSLGAAVIYNKDKAWDDQWIFWVGPMIGAAIAAFYHQYILRAGAIKALGSFRSNA encoded by the exons atggccaaggacgaggtgatggagaccggcggcggcggcgacttcgcGGCCAAGGACTACACGGACCCGCCGCCGGCCCCGCTGATCGACGCGGCCGAGCTGGCCTCCTGGTCGCTCTACCGCGCCGTCATCGCCGAGTTCATCGCCACGCTGCTCTTCCTCTACATCACCGTGGCCACCGTCATCGGGTACAAGCACCAGACGGACCCGGCGGTGAACAGCGCCGCCGACGCAGCGTGCGGCGGCGTGGGCGTGCTCGGCATCGCCTGGGCCTTCGGCGGCATGATCTTCGTCCTCGTCTACTGCACCGCCGGCATCTCCGGGGGCCACATCAACCCGGCCGTCACCTTCGGCCTCTTCCTGGCGCGCAAGGTGTCCCTGGTCCGCGCGCTGCTCTACATGATTGCGCAGTGCCTCGGCGCCATGTGCGGGGTCGGCCTCGTCAAGGCCTTCCAGAGCGCCTACTTCGTCAGGTACGGCGGCGGCGCCAACACGCTCGCCGCCGGCTACTCCAAGGGCACCGGCCTCGCTGCGGAGATCATCGGCACCTTCGTGCTCGTCTACACCGTCTTCTCCGCCACCGACCCCAAGCGCAGCGCACGCGACTCTCACGTCCCG GTGCTGGCGCCCCTCCCGATCGGCTTCGCCGTGTTCATGGTCCACCTGGCCACCATCCCCATCACCGGCACCGGCATCAACCCGGCCCGGAGCCTGGGGGCCGCCGTCATCTACAACAAGGACAAGGCCTGGGATGATCAG TGGATCTTCTGGGTCGGCCCCATGATCGGCGCGGCGATCGCGGCCTTCTACCACCAGTACATCCTCAGGGCCGGCGCCATCAAGGCCCTCGGCTCCTTCAGGAGCAACGCGTAA